In the Dioscorea cayenensis subsp. rotundata cultivar TDr96_F1 chromosome 12, TDr96_F1_v2_PseudoChromosome.rev07_lg8_w22 25.fasta, whole genome shotgun sequence genome, one interval contains:
- the LOC120273215 gene encoding LOW QUALITY PROTEIN: oligopeptide transporter 1-like (The sequence of the model RefSeq protein was modified relative to this genomic sequence to represent the inferred CDS: substituted 1 base at 1 genomic stop codon), with amino-acid sequence SSPLTXSKLQTDEVDDNPIEEVRLTVPITDDPTLPVLTFRTWVLGISSCILLAFLNQFFSYRTNQLGISSVCAQIISLPIGRLMAATLPTRKFHVPFTKWSFSLNPGPFNLKEHVLITIFASAGSGGVYAVYIITALKAFYHRNINGFAAFLLAITTQMLGYGWAGLFRKFLVESPYMWWPSNLVQVSLFRALHEEEKRPKGGLSRLQFFLLVLVSSFAYYIVPGYLFPTLSALSFVCWIWKGSVTAQQIGSGLNGLGIGSFGLDWSTASFIGSPLATPAFAVFNVMAGYLLVLYVLTPITYWTNAYNAKSFPIFSSHIFTSEGAHYNITRILDEKTFTLDLQEYEQYSSINLSVFFAYAYGLGFATLAATLSHVALFHGKSIWSLWKRAAVTAHDKFADVHTRIMKRNYEAVPQWWFISILVIFFGLSIWTCEGFGGQLQLPYWGVILACALAFVFTLPIGVISATTNQQPGLNIITELVIGYLYPGRPLANVAFKTYGYISMSQALFLVQDFKLGHYMKIPPKSMFLVQLVGTMVASTAYYATAWWLLTSVDHICDVANLPEGSPWTCPGSDVFYSASIIWGVIGPRRMFGNLGIYSNMNYFFLIGMLAPVPVWLLTKAFPEKKWIRLINMPIIIGATANMPPAKAVHYMTWFVVAFVFNFVVYRKYKNWWARYTYVLSAALDAGVAFMGVVIYFALQSNDVYGMDWWGGASNDHCPLATCPTAPGIKVAGCPVF; translated from the exons TCATCTCCATTAACATGATCAAAACTGCAAACAGATGAAGTCGATGACAACCCAATAGAGGAAGTCAGGCTCACAGTGCCGATCACTGATGATCCTACTTTACCGGTGCTGACATTCCGAACATGGGTCCTTGGCATCTCATCATGTATACTTCTAGCCTTCTTGAACCAATTCTTCAGTTACCGAACAAACCAGCTTGGCATATCGTCCGTCTGCGCACAGATCATCTCCCTCCCTATAGGAAGACTAATGGCGGCTACACTACCCACAAGAAAATTCCATGTTCCATTCACCAAATGGAGCTTTTCATTGAATCCAGGACCCTTCAATCTCAAAGAGCATGTTCTTATCACCATCTTTGCCAGTGCTGGTTCTGGTGGTGTTTATGCAGTGTATATCATTACTGCTCTGAAAGCTTTCTATCACAGAAACATCAATGGTTTTGCTGCATTCTTATTAGCAATAACCACACAG ATGCTTGGATATGGCTGGGCTGGTTTGTTCCGGAAATTCTTAGTGGAGTCTCCCTACATGTGGTGGCCAAGCAACCTTGTCCAAGTTTCTTTATTCAG GGCACTGCATGAAGAGGAGAAGAGGCCAAAGGGTGGGTTATCAAGGTTGCAATTCTTCCTCCTTGTTCTTGTTTCAAGCTTCGCCTACTACATTGTCCCCGGTTATCTTTTTCCTACTCTTTCTGCACTCTCCTTTGTTTGCTGGATCTGGAAAGGTTCGGTCACAGCACAACAAATCGGTTCTGGCCTCAATGGGCTTGGCATTGGCTCATTCGGCTTAGATTGGAGTACTGCCTCATTCATCGGCAGCCCACTAGCAACTCCGGCCTTTGCCGTCTTCAATGTCATGGCAGGATACTTGTTGGTGTTGTATGTGCTGACTCCCATCACCTACTGGACTAATGCATACAATGCTAAGAGCTTCCCTATCTTCTCTTCACATATCTTCACCTCTGAGGGTGCTCATTACAACATAACCAGAATACTCGACGAGAAAACTTTTACACTTGATTTACAAGAATACGAACAATATAGCTCCATTAATCTCAGTGTCTTCTTCGCCTACGCCTATGGTCTCGGGTTCGCTACCCTCGCTGCCACCCTCTCACATGTCGCTTTATTCCATGGAAA ATCAATATGGAGTTTATGGAAGAGAGCAGCAGTGACGGCGCATGACAAGTTTGCAGATGTGCACACAAGAATCATGAAGCGAAACTATGAAGCTGTTCCGCAATGGTGGTTCATCTCTATCTTAGTCATCTTCTTCGGCTTATCGATCTGGACTTGCGAGGGCTTTGGTGGGCAGTTACAGCTGCCATACTGGGGTGTCATTCTTGCCTGTGCTTTGGCTTTCGTCTTCACACTTCCAATCGGTGTCATTAGCGCGACAACAAACCAA CAACCAGGGTTGAACATCATTACAGAGTTGGTGATTGGGTATTTGTATCCTGGGAGGCCACTGGCAAATGTTGCATTCAAGACATATGGCTACATAAGCATGTCTCAAGCTTTATTTCTTGTTCAAGATTTCAAGTTAGGGCACTACATGAAAATCCCTCCTAAGTCCATGTTCCTTGTCCAG CTGGTAGGCACAATGGTGGCATCCACAGCCTACTATGCAACAGCATGGTGGCTTCTCACGTCAGTCGATCATATATGCGATGTCGCCAACTTGCCGGAGGGTAGTCCATGGACCTGCCCGGGCTCCGACGTCTTTTACAGTGCATCAATCATCTGGGGAGTCATAGGCCCACGCCGAATGTTCGGCAACCTCGGCATCTACTCAAACATGAACTACTTCTTCCTCATTGGCATGCTTGCTCCAGTACCAGTTTGGCTTCTCACAAAAGCATTCCCTGAAAAGAAATGGATTAGGCTCATCAACATGCCAATAATTATCGGTGCAACAGCAAACATGCCTCCGGCGAAAGCAGTGCATTACATGACATGGTTTGTCGTCGCCTTTGTCTTCAACTTTGTGGTGTATAGGAAGTATAAGAATTGGTGGGCAAGGTATACGTATGTGCTATCAGCGGCGTTGGACGCCGGTGTGGCGTTCATGGGTGTGGTTATTTATTTTGCCTTGCAGTCCAATGATGTCTATGGCATGGATTGGTGGGGGGGTGCTTCAAATGATCATTGTCCTTTGGCTACTTGCCCAACAGCTCCGGGTATTAAGGTTGCTGGTTGCCCGGTCTTCTGA
- the LOC120273812 gene encoding cysteine proteinase inhibitor 12-like: protein MKMRTSFGTRFRIHFLCISTTALFITASLAYHHHHQGGGEEEEESLIAMATLGGVKESEGFQNSVEIEDLARFAVEEHNKKENKLLEFARVVKAKEQVVAGTLHHLTVEAIDAGTKKLYEAKVWVKPWLNFKELQEFKHAGDSPSLTASDLGVKRDGHEPGWRNVPAHDPVVKDAANHAVTTIQQRSNSIVPYELLDILHAKAEVIEDSAKFDMLLKLKRGSKEEKFKVEVHKNLEGTFHLNQMQQEHVDSV, encoded by the exons ATGAAAATGAGGACTTCCTTCGGAACTCGTTTTCGCATTCACTTCCTCTGCATTTCCACCACCGCCCTATTTATCACTGCTTCTCTTGCttaccatcaccatcatcaaggaggaggtgaagaagaagaagaaagtctGATCGCAATGGCAACTCTCGGAGGCGTCAAGGAATCGGAGGGGTTCCAGAACAGCgttgagatcgaggatctcgcTCGGTTCGCTGTGGAAGAGCACAACAAGAAGGAG aataaacTACTAGAGTTTGCAAGGGTTGTGAAGGCCAAAGAGCAGGTAGTGGCAGGCACTCTGCATCACTTGACTGTGGAGGCAATTGATGCCGGAACTAAGAAGCTCTATGAGGCCAAGGTCTGGGTCAAGCCATGGCTGAACTTTAAGGAGCTTCAGGAATTTAAGCATGCTGGAGACTCGCCCTCACTTACTGCTTCTGACCTTGGTGTCAAGCGAG ATGGACATGAACCTGGATGGCGAAATGTGCCTGCACATGACCCTGTGGTCAAGGACGCAGCAAATCATGCTGTCACAACCATCCAGCAGAGGTCCAACTCCATTGTCCCCTATGAACTTCTGGACATCCTTCATGCTAAGGCAGAG GTGATTGAAGATTCTGCCAAGTTTGATATGCTGCTTAAGCTTAAGAGAGGGAGCAAGGAGGAGAAATTCAAGGTTGAAGTGCACAAAAACTTAGAAGGCACCTTTCATTTGAATCAGATGCAGCAAGAACATGTGGATTCTGTTTGA